Within the uncultured Methanobrevibacter sp. genome, the region TTTCAAGAACCATTACTTAAATTATATGGTGCGAGTGGACAGTCTTTAAGTGAAGGATTAAAATATGGTACTCCACTATTTTTAGGGTTATTTGCATTTATGTTTGCAAATGGTGCAAGCGGAATCCTTCGTGGAGAAGGTGATATGAAAAGAGCAATGTATGCAGTTGTTGTTTCTGTAATATTAAATGCAGTTCTTGATCCGATATTTATTTATGTTTTGGGCTGGGGAGTAGCAGGAGCAGCTATTGCAACAATTGTAAGCTCTATATGTGCAACTATTGTTATATTATATTGGATTTTAATTAAAAAAGATACATATGTTGATGTTAATCTAGGAAATTTTAAATTTAATTCAAGTATAGCTAGAGATATTTTAAAAGTAGGTATTCCAGCATCAATGGACATGTTTGTAATGTCTATTGCTATGTCTTTATATTTAGTATTTATTTCTTCAATTAGTGGAGAATTTGGAATAGCAGCATTTACTTCTGGTCAAAGATTATATTTATTTGCAATAATGCCACTTACAGCTATTGGAAGTGCAGTTACCGCAGTTGTAGGAAGTTCATTTGGAGCTCAGAATGGTGATTATATATCTAGATCACATAAATTCGGTGCAAAATTTGGAGTAATATTTGGAACATGTGTAACTATTATTCTAGTAGTTTTTGCAACTCCATTAGCTACTATATTTGCATATACTCCTGAAACTACACATTTAGTTCCAGAAATAACTAGATACTTACAAATAGCTTGTCTTTGCTTGCCTTTAACTGGTGCAGGAATGGCTTCAACTTTCTTTTATCAAGGAATTGGGAAAGGAACAATTAGTTTAGGTTGGACAATTGTAAGAGAAGTTATTTTCACAGTTGGTGCGACATTTCTCTTTGGAATTTATTTAGGTTGGGGATTATTAGGTATTTGGATAGGATTAGCTGTTGGACGTATGTTGGCAAGTATTTTAAATTATATTTATGCAAGATATACAATTAAAGGTATTAGAAAAACACTTGGAAACTAATTTCTTTTAAAGTAGTAATTCTTAAAATGGGAAATATAAGTGAGTTTATTGTGTTATTTTATTTATATTATCATAATCTTAAAATAATATAATATAATTAAATTAATATACATGTTGTGTTAAAAGTAATAATTAGATTAACTAAATTGAATTTTTTGATATTATGAAATGTGAAAATTGCGGTTTTGAAAATAATGATAAAGCTAAATTTTGCACACGTTGTGGTGAATCTTTAGCTAATCAAAGGAAAATTTCTACAACTCAACAACAGAATGGAAATAATACAAAATATTTGATTGTTGGTTTAACTGCAATTATTATCATTCTTATATGTGTAATTGGTTATTTTGCAATAAATTTAAATGATAATAGTAGTTATCAAGTAACAGATTATTCTTCTAATGATTCAGTTAATTCTGCATCTTCTGGAAGTACTTCTACAACTGAATCTGGTGAATGGAAATTAATTGGTTCATATTCAGGTTCTGGTTCAGGTTCTCAGGCGGTTAGTGTTCCAGCAGGTAAAATAATGGTTAAAATTACTGCATATCCTATTAAAAATTATGCAACTAATCATTTGTATGTTTCCGGATCTAATGGTCAGTCAGCGGGTGTTGATTGGGGTTCCAGAAGTGCAGTTGCAAGTAGATATGATTCTCTTACTTATGAATCATCATCTTCAGAAACTTTCAATATTGATTATTATGAAACTGTAAGTTGGTCTGTTGAATTTTATAAATATGAATGAGGAGTTTTAATGTTTTGTCCAAAATGTGGAAAAGATTTACCTGATAATTCAAAATTTTGTAAATATTGTGGTAGTCAAGTTAAAAATAAAGGAACTTTAAGGCATGCTCCAACATCAACTGGAGATAATGACAAAGCAAAAAATATAATTATTGTAGGTTTAGTTGCATTAATTGTTATTTTAGTTTTAGTTTTTGCAGCTATTGGTGCTGGAATGTTTAATGGTTCTAATGATGATATGTCTTCTGATGCATCTTCATCATCTCTAAGTGATTCAGGAGCTCAATCATTGTCTTTAAGTAGTTTTCCAGTTTCTGAAGCACCAGGATTAGCACAAGCTATTAAAAATAATGGTGGTAATTTCCCAGTTAATTATAAATCTTTATCTTTATCTAAATCACAATGTTTATATATTTTAACAAAATCTGTGTCTTTAATTGGTCATGGAAATACTGAAGCAACAATTTCTGTTGGAAATCCTAATTACGCACCACATCCTAGTGGTCGTGATTATCCGGGTTCCATAGCTCAGGCAAATTATGTTGATATGTCTGATAGGTTCTCTTCTTGGATTGATAGAAATGGCCAAGTACCAAATTATGTTGGAATTTACACTGGCGGTGTTCCAGATATTTCCCCATCTAAAATGTTAGATATTGAAATAGCTATTTTACTTACTTATGGAAGTACAGGTAATCTACCTCCATCTGTTTCTGTTTAAGTGATTATTACAATCACTTCTTTTTTTATTTTATATAATTTCCATAATATTAATAATAAATAAAATTTAATATTTTAATATAATAAGTTAATAGGATTTTTAAAATGTTTTTTGATTTAAATATGAAAGGAAATAGCTATGAAAATAATTTAAAATTAGCTATGGAAGCTTCAAAGTATGGTTGGAGTCATATTAATTTTTCTTATAATCAAAATGAATTTGGTAATGCTTTAAAATTTAAAGAAGATTTACAAGATAATTTGGATATTAATGTGGATTATACTTTAGAAATTGCTTCAAATAATGTTAATGATATTAGAAAGATAGCTCGAAAGTTTAGGAATAAATCCTCATGTATTAGTGTAATTGGTGGTGATTTAAAAATAAATCGAGCAGTTTTAGAAAATATTCAATTAGATGTTTTATCAAGACCTTATTTAAAAAGATATGATTGTGGTCTTAATCAGGTTTTAGCTAAAGAATCTTTAAAAAATAATGTAGCTATTGAAATTTGTTTTGAAGATATTTTAAAATCTTATTTAACTCACAGATCTAAAATAATAGCTAATATTAAAGATATATATGTACTGTATAGAAAATTCGATTTTCCATTAATTTTATCTTCAAGATCTGAGTCTATTTTTGATATTAAAACAACTAAAGACTTTACTTCAGTATTTCTTGCAACTGGATTGACTCAAAGTGAAATTGATAAATCATTTATAACTTCTAAAAACCTTTTAGAATTTAATAAAAACAGAAAATCTATGATTTTAAAAGGAGTTAGGGAGGTTAACAATGAAGCTTAAAGTTCTTCCTCCAACACTTAGAAAAAACAATAGATATTTGGCTTTGGATATTAAAATTAAAGAAAATATTTCTAAAGATGATTTGGTTAATATTGTTTGGAATGGATGTATTAGATTTTTTGGTGAAAATGGGACTGCTAACTTTAATTTATGGGTTATGAAGTTTTATGAAATTGAAAAAACTAATGATTATAATCATTATCAGGCGATTCTTCGCTGTCAAAGAGACTATGTTGATAATGTTAGATCATCTATTGCTTTAATTTATAAGTATAATCGTAAATCTATCTCAATTTCTACTATTGGATTATCTGGAACTATTAAAGGTTGTCAAAAGTTCATTGATGGATAAAAAGGGGATATTATGTAAAAATTTGATTAATTTTATCAATTATAATTTTTTTATTATTTTTATGTAGATTGTAGAAAAATTTATTCTAAAAAAGTAGTTATGAGTCTAAGTTTACAAACAAAACCATTAGATTTAAACTCTTTTTATTAAAAATACTGAAGTGGAAATTGAGAATTTTCCTGTTTTAAACAGATTATAATAGAATATATGAGTTATATATTTATGGATTTTTATTTAATTAGTTTTTATTTGAAAATTAACTGT harbors:
- a CDS encoding MATE family efflux transporter, which codes for MDNKNVELMRGNPETAVKKLAIPIMISMLLTASYNIIDGIWITGLGQAAIAGIGFVTPIFMILNGVSVGLGSGATSSISRFVGAKNHKKASRSATHSLFIFLVASIILTIVLLVFQEPLLKLYGASGQSLSEGLKYGTPLFLGLFAFMFANGASGILRGEGDMKRAMYAVVVSVILNAVLDPIFIYVLGWGVAGAAIATIVSSICATIVILYWILIKKDTYVDVNLGNFKFNSSIARDILKVGIPASMDMFVMSIAMSLYLVFISSISGEFGIAAFTSGQRLYLFAIMPLTAIGSAVTAVVGSSFGAQNGDYISRSHKFGAKFGVIFGTCVTIILVVFATPLATIFAYTPETTHLVPEITRYLQIACLCLPLTGAGMASTFFYQGIGKGTISLGWTIVREVIFTVGATFLFGIYLGWGLLGIWIGLAVGRMLASILNYIYARYTIKGIRKTLGN
- a CDS encoding zinc ribbon domain-containing protein — its product is MKCENCGFENNDKAKFCTRCGESLANQRKISTTQQQNGNNTKYLIVGLTAIIIILICVIGYFAINLNDNSSYQVTDYSSNDSVNSASSGSTSTTESGEWKLIGSYSGSGSGSQAVSVPAGKIMVKITAYPIKNYATNHLYVSGSNGQSAGVDWGSRSAVASRYDSLTYESSSSETFNIDYYETVSWSVEFYKYE
- a CDS encoding zinc-ribbon domain-containing protein, whose amino-acid sequence is MFCPKCGKDLPDNSKFCKYCGSQVKNKGTLRHAPTSTGDNDKAKNIIIVGLVALIVILVLVFAAIGAGMFNGSNDDMSSDASSSSLSDSGAQSLSLSSFPVSEAPGLAQAIKNNGGNFPVNYKSLSLSKSQCLYILTKSVSLIGHGNTEATISVGNPNYAPHPSGRDYPGSIAQANYVDMSDRFSSWIDRNGQVPNYVGIYTGGVPDISPSKMLDIEIAILLTYGSTGNLPPSVSV
- the rnp3 gene encoding ribonuclease P protein component 3, with product MFFDLNMKGNSYENNLKLAMEASKYGWSHINFSYNQNEFGNALKFKEDLQDNLDINVDYTLEIASNNVNDIRKIARKFRNKSSCISVIGGDLKINRAVLENIQLDVLSRPYLKRYDCGLNQVLAKESLKNNVAIEICFEDILKSYLTHRSKIIANIKDIYVLYRKFDFPLILSSRSESIFDIKTTKDFTSVFLATGLTQSEIDKSFITSKNLLEFNKNRKSMILKGVREVNNEA
- a CDS encoding Rpp14/Pop5 family protein, whose product is MKLKVLPPTLRKNNRYLALDIKIKENISKDDLVNIVWNGCIRFFGENGTANFNLWVMKFYEIEKTNDYNHYQAILRCQRDYVDNVRSSIALIYKYNRKSISISTIGLSGTIKGCQKFIDG